The following proteins come from a genomic window of Ailuropoda melanoleuca isolate Jingjing chromosome 2, ASM200744v2, whole genome shotgun sequence:
- the PLEKHA3 gene encoding pleckstrin homology domain-containing family A member 3 isoform X1 encodes MEGVLYKWTNYLTGWQPRWFVLDNGILSYYDSQDDVCKGSKGSIKMAVCEIKVHSADNTRMELIIPGEQHFYMKAVNAAERQRWLVALGSSKACLTDTRMKKEKEISETSESLKTKMSELRLYCDLLMQQVHTIQEFVHHDENPSSPSIENMNEASSLLSATCNTFITTLEECVKIANAKFKPEMFQLSHPDPLVSPVSPSPVQMMKRSVSHPGSCSSERSSHSVKEPVSTLHRLSQRRRRASSDTDSCSDIPLEDPDRPVHCSRSTLNGDLASATIPEESRLMAKKKSESEDPLPSFSS; translated from the exons ATGGAGGGGGTTCTGTACAAGTGGACCAACTATCTCACAG GTTGGCAGCCTCGTTGGTTTGTTCTAGATAATGGAATCCTGTCCTACTATGATTCACAAGATGATGTTTGCAAAGGGAGCAAAGGAAGTATAAAGATGGCAGTTTGTGAAATTAAAG TCCATTCAGCAGACAACACAAGAATGGAATTAATCATTCCAGGCGAGCAGCATTTCTACATGAAGGCGGTGAACGCGGCGGAAAGACAGAGGTGGCTGGTTGCTCTGGGGAGCTCCAAAGCCTGTTTGACTGATACtaggatgaaaaaagaaaaag AAATAAGTGAAACCAGTGAATCTCTGAAAACCAAAATGTCTGAACTTCGCCTCTACTGTGATCTCCTAATGCAGCAAGTACATACTATCCAAGAATTTGTTCACCATGATGAGAATCCTTCATCTCCCAGCATAGAG AACATGAATGAAGCCTCTTCTCTGCTCAGTGCCACATGTAATACATTCATCACAACGCTTGAGGAATGTGTGAAGATAGCGAATGCCAAGTTTAAACCCGAGATGTTTCAGCTGTCCCATCCGGATCCCTTGGTTTCTCCTGTGTCACCTTCTCCTGTTCAAATG atgAAGCGTTCTGTCAGCCATCCTGGTTCTtgcagctcagagag GAGTAGCCACTCTGTGAAAGAACCAGTGTCTACACTTCACCGACTCTCCCAGCGGCGCCGAAGAGCCTCCTCAGATACGGACTCCTGTAGTGATATCCCTCTCGAAGACCCGGATA GACCTGTTCACTGTTCAAGAAGTACGCTTAATGGAGATTTGGCATCAGCAACCATTCCCGAAGAAAGCAGACTTATggccaaaaaaaaatctgaatcgGAAGATCCTCTTCCATCCTTCTCCTCCTGA
- the PLEKHA3 gene encoding pleckstrin homology domain-containing family A member 3 isoform X2 translates to MEGVLYKWTNYLTGWQPRWFVLDNGILSYYDSQDDVCKGSKGSIKMAVCEIKGEQHFYMKAVNAAERQRWLVALGSSKACLTDTRMKKEKEISETSESLKTKMSELRLYCDLLMQQVHTIQEFVHHDENPSSPSIENMNEASSLLSATCNTFITTLEECVKIANAKFKPEMFQLSHPDPLVSPVSPSPVQMMKRSVSHPGSCSSERSSHSVKEPVSTLHRLSQRRRRASSDTDSCSDIPLEDPDRPVHCSRSTLNGDLASATIPEESRLMAKKKSESEDPLPSFSS, encoded by the exons ATGGAGGGGGTTCTGTACAAGTGGACCAACTATCTCACAG GTTGGCAGCCTCGTTGGTTTGTTCTAGATAATGGAATCCTGTCCTACTATGATTCACAAGATGATGTTTGCAAAGGGAGCAAAGGAAGTATAAAGATGGCAGTTTGTGAAATTAAAG GCGAGCAGCATTTCTACATGAAGGCGGTGAACGCGGCGGAAAGACAGAGGTGGCTGGTTGCTCTGGGGAGCTCCAAAGCCTGTTTGACTGATACtaggatgaaaaaagaaaaag AAATAAGTGAAACCAGTGAATCTCTGAAAACCAAAATGTCTGAACTTCGCCTCTACTGTGATCTCCTAATGCAGCAAGTACATACTATCCAAGAATTTGTTCACCATGATGAGAATCCTTCATCTCCCAGCATAGAG AACATGAATGAAGCCTCTTCTCTGCTCAGTGCCACATGTAATACATTCATCACAACGCTTGAGGAATGTGTGAAGATAGCGAATGCCAAGTTTAAACCCGAGATGTTTCAGCTGTCCCATCCGGATCCCTTGGTTTCTCCTGTGTCACCTTCTCCTGTTCAAATG atgAAGCGTTCTGTCAGCCATCCTGGTTCTtgcagctcagagag GAGTAGCCACTCTGTGAAAGAACCAGTGTCTACACTTCACCGACTCTCCCAGCGGCGCCGAAGAGCCTCCTCAGATACGGACTCCTGTAGTGATATCCCTCTCGAAGACCCGGATA GACCTGTTCACTGTTCAAGAAGTACGCTTAATGGAGATTTGGCATCAGCAACCATTCCCGAAGAAAGCAGACTTATggccaaaaaaaaatctgaatcgGAAGATCCTCTTCCATCCTTCTCCTCCTGA